One stretch of Planctomycetota bacterium DNA includes these proteins:
- the pncA gene encoding bifunctional nicotinamidase/pyrazinamidase → MPEALVVVDVQRDFCPGGALAVPDGDAVVPAVNRLLEAASLAVLTQDWHPADHVSFHVSHRGTAPYETISTGHGEQVLWPVHCVGGTPGADFHPLLASHRAALVLRKGLRRDVDSYSAFVENDRVSTTGLDGFLRARGIDALAVVGLALDYCVARTALDAAALGYRVRVVESACRAIDRDGSGKAARRALHAAGVIVEP, encoded by the coding sequence ATGCCAGAAGCCCTCGTCGTCGTCGACGTGCAGCGCGACTTCTGCCCCGGCGGGGCGCTGGCCGTGCCCGATGGCGACGCCGTCGTGCCGGCCGTGAATCGCCTCCTCGAAGCCGCCTCTCTCGCCGTCCTGACGCAGGACTGGCATCCCGCCGACCATGTGTCGTTCCACGTCTCGCACCGCGGCACAGCGCCGTACGAGACGATCTCGACCGGCCACGGCGAACAGGTGCTGTGGCCGGTTCACTGTGTCGGCGGAACGCCCGGCGCCGATTTCCATCCGCTGCTCGCCTCCCACCGGGCCGCGCTCGTCCTCCGCAAGGGGCTGCGGCGGGACGTCGACAGCTACTCGGCGTTCGTCGAGAACGACCGGGTGTCCACGACCGGCCTCGACGGCTTCCTCCGCGCCCGGGGGATCGACGCGCTGGCCGTCGTCGGACTCGCGCTCGACTACTGCGTGGCCCGGACGGCGCTCGACGCCGCCGCGCTCGGCTACCGCGTCCGCGTCGTCGAGTCGGCCTGCCGGGCGATCGACCGCGACGGCTCGGGGAAGGCCGCCCGGCGGGCGCTTCACGCCGCCGGCGTGATCGTCGAACCGTGA
- a CDS encoding ATP-binding protein has translation MPPRRSAAPPPDAVERPAWRERIEEEWRQRRVVWLAGPRRLGKTTLVRSLPGVIYHDCDLPSVRRDAEDAEGFLRRHAGQRLVLDEIHRLADPSTLLKIAADHHPDVHVLATGSSMLGASARFRDTLAGRKRTVRLLPVLHRELAAFDVVQTERRLVRGGLPEQLIARQLPVKDYAEWLEAFWARDILELFAIGKRYSFLRFLELLWAQSGGLCELTKFTAPCEASRQTLANYLDVFAATGVIHVLRPFASHPTREIVAMPKVYAFDTGFVCHARGIDSLRPEDKGGLFEHLVLDELLFEAGDEGIHFWRDKQKHEVDFVWTPRGRAPVAIECKWRAAGFDPTAMESFATLHPQAALWLVAEDCRTWAIRHHRRLDVVECGVAHLPELMARHVRRR, from the coding sequence ATGCCGCCACGACGGTCAGCCGCACCGCCGCCGGACGCGGTCGAGAGGCCGGCGTGGCGGGAACGGATCGAGGAAGAGTGGCGGCAGCGGCGCGTGGTCTGGCTCGCCGGCCCGCGCCGCCTTGGCAAGACGACGCTCGTCCGCTCGCTTCCCGGCGTCATCTATCACGACTGCGATCTGCCGTCGGTGCGCCGCGACGCCGAGGACGCGGAGGGTTTTCTCCGTCGCCATGCCGGGCAGCGGCTCGTTCTCGACGAGATCCACCGCCTCGCCGATCCGTCGACACTGCTCAAGATCGCCGCCGATCATCATCCCGACGTGCACGTGCTCGCCACCGGTTCGTCGATGCTTGGCGCCAGCGCCCGCTTCCGCGACACGCTTGCGGGCCGGAAACGCACGGTTCGCCTCCTGCCCGTGCTGCACCGCGAATTGGCAGCGTTCGATGTCGTCCAAACGGAGCGTCGTCTGGTCCGTGGCGGACTCCCTGAGCAGCTCATCGCCCGGCAGCTCCCGGTGAAGGACTACGCGGAGTGGCTGGAAGCGTTCTGGGCCCGCGACATCCTCGAGTTGTTCGCGATCGGGAAACGATACTCGTTCCTCCGGTTCCTCGAGTTGCTGTGGGCACAAAGTGGCGGGTTGTGCGAATTGACCAAGTTCACCGCGCCGTGCGAGGCGAGCCGGCAGACGCTGGCCAACTACCTCGATGTCTTCGCCGCCACCGGGGTGATTCACGTCCTGCGCCCGTTCGCCTCGCATCCGACCCGGGAGATCGTCGCGATGCCGAAGGTTTACGCGTTCGATACCGGATTCGTATGCCATGCCCGCGGTATTGACAGCCTCCGTCCCGAGGACAAGGGGGGGCTGTTCGAGCACCTCGTTCTCGACGAGTTGCTGTTCGAGGCGGGTGACGAAGGCATCCATTTCTGGCGCGACAAGCAGAAACACGAGGTCGATTTCGTGTGGACGCCGCGTGGTCGTGCGCCCGTGGCGATCGAGTGCAAGTGGCGGGCGGCGGGGTTCGACCCGACGGCAATGGAGTCGTTCGCCACGCTCCATCCGCAGGCGGCGTTGTGGCTCGTCGCCGAGGATTGTCGCACGTGGGCGATCCGTCACCATCGTCGGCTCGACGTGGTCGAATGCGGCGTGGCTCACCTACCGGAATTGATGGCCCGCCACGTCCGTCGCCGCTGA
- a CDS encoding heme-binding protein has product MATVGHERGAGVLKVSAWLTGERGPAQGRHRARRTTGPGATGAGVAVEALEPRAMMAAAQLSTSEVAALLDRASAATPSTDAIIAIVDRSGRILGVRTENQVDAAITDPATRAFAIDGAVAKARTGAFFSNGQAILTSRTVSHISQSTITQREMQANPNAADETFKGPGWVAPVGIGGEFPPGILRTPLVDLFAIEHTNRTSIVVDGKVITNRASYGQQSGTLPGSIGRGIATLPGGVAIYRAGTDEVIGGIGVFFPGRDGTASVEQGFRPVASQTRADRLNAPKALEAEAIALETLLPVSIPGTVTPLTAPLTVTLAPSLILNRAGGLGAPVPMSVPQAQNLVNRVNTAARINLGGIALQSFGPQAGPSGVQAIFSLIAAQGNGPINGLNRQVFVGGQTLLDGKPQADGWLVAPRAGSLLSAADVKRIVDQGVAEAVKTRAQIRVQPTFTKMVLGVADTNGDVLGLFRMPDATVFSIDVAVAKSRNTVYYASANLQPQDQVAGVPLGTAFTNRTFRYLAVPKYPSGNATGAPAPFSILNEPGIDPATGLNVGAPRPASSFTTVLGFDSFNPGRNFSCPFTVMPKANQNGVVFFPGSSAAYVGSTLAGGFGVSGDGVDQDDVVTYYGIAGYAAPEPIQAWQYFVRGIRLPYMKFSRNPGGGS; this is encoded by the coding sequence ATGGCAACGGTAGGTCACGAACGAGGTGCAGGCGTGCTGAAAGTGTCCGCTTGGCTGACGGGGGAGAGGGGACCGGCCCAGGGCCGTCACCGCGCGCGCCGGACCACCGGCCCGGGTGCGACGGGGGCGGGAGTCGCCGTCGAGGCGCTCGAGCCGCGCGCCATGATGGCGGCGGCGCAGCTTTCCACGAGCGAAGTCGCCGCGCTGCTCGATCGGGCGAGCGCCGCCACGCCGAGCACCGACGCGATCATCGCGATCGTCGACCGCAGTGGCCGGATCCTCGGCGTGCGCACCGAGAACCAGGTCGATGCCGCGATCACCGATCCGGCGACGCGCGCCTTCGCGATCGACGGCGCCGTCGCCAAGGCGCGCACCGGCGCGTTTTTCTCGAATGGCCAGGCGATCCTCACGTCGCGCACCGTCAGCCACATCAGCCAGAGCACGATCACGCAGCGCGAGATGCAGGCCAATCCCAACGCCGCCGACGAGACGTTCAAAGGGCCGGGCTGGGTGGCGCCGGTGGGGATCGGCGGCGAGTTTCCCCCGGGGATCCTCCGCACGCCGCTGGTCGATCTGTTCGCCATCGAGCACACCAACCGGACGAGCATCGTCGTCGACGGCAAGGTGATCACCAACCGCGCCAGCTACGGGCAGCAGTCGGGCACGCTTCCCGGTTCGATCGGCCGCGGCATCGCCACGCTGCCGGGCGGAGTGGCGATCTATCGGGCCGGGACCGACGAAGTGATCGGCGGAATCGGTGTCTTCTTTCCCGGCCGCGATGGCACGGCCTCGGTCGAGCAGGGATTCCGGCCGGTGGCTTCGCAGACGCGTGCCGACCGGCTCAACGCCCCGAAGGCCCTCGAGGCCGAGGCTATCGCGCTGGAAACGCTCCTTCCGGTCTCGATTCCCGGCACCGTCACGCCGCTGACCGCTCCGCTCACCGTCACCCTCGCGCCGTCCCTGATCCTGAATCGGGCCGGCGGCCTCGGTGCCCCGGTGCCGATGTCGGTGCCGCAGGCCCAGAATCTCGTCAACCGCGTCAACACTGCGGCGCGGATCAATCTCGGCGGCATCGCCCTGCAGAGCTTCGGGCCCCAGGCCGGACCGTCGGGGGTGCAGGCGATTTTTTCGCTCATCGCCGCGCAGGGTAACGGGCCGATCAACGGCCTCAATCGGCAGGTGTTCGTCGGTGGGCAGACGCTTCTCGACGGCAAGCCTCAGGCCGACGGTTGGCTCGTCGCCCCCAGAGCCGGTTCCCTCCTCTCGGCTGCCGACGTGAAGCGGATCGTCGACCAGGGGGTCGCAGAGGCGGTGAAGACCCGGGCCCAGATCCGTGTCCAACCGACGTTCACGAAGATGGTCCTCGGCGTCGCCGACACCAATGGCGACGTCCTCGGCCTGTTTCGGATGCCCGACGCGACGGTGTTCTCGATCGACGTCGCCGTGGCCAAGTCGCGGAACACCGTCTACTACGCCTCGGCGAACCTCCAGCCGCAGGACCAGGTCGCCGGAGTGCCGCTCGGCACGGCGTTTACCAACCGCACGTTCCGCTACCTCGCCGTTCCGAAGTATCCCTCCGGCAACGCCACCGGCGCCCCGGCGCCGTTCTCGATCCTCAACGAGCCGGGGATCGATCCGGCCACCGGGCTCAACGTCGGCGCGCCGCGCCCGGCATCGAGCTTCACGACCGTGCTCGGCTTCGACTCGTTCAATCCCGGCCGCAACTTCTCCTGCCCGTTCACGGTGATGCCGAAGGCCAACCAAAACGGCGTGGTGTTCTTCCCCGGCTCTTCCGCCGCCTACGTCGGCAGCACGCTCGCCGGTGGCTTCGGCGTCTCGGGCGACGGCGTCGACCAGGACGACGTCGTCACCTACTACGGCATCGCCGGGTACGCGGCGCCAGAGCCGATCCAGGCCTGGCAGTACTTTGTCCGCGGCATCCGGCTGCCGTACATGAAGTTCTCGCGGAACCCCGGCGGCGGGTCCTGA
- the pncB gene encoding nicotinate phosphoribosyltransferase, giving the protein MQDASSPGGAPIVGSLLDTDFYKFLMCQVVHRHHPDVEVTFELVNRSRSERLAERIAEADLRDQLDRTRALGFTADEVAALGALESGPGQALFSAEFLTALRQLRLPPYQLAIHDGQFVLTFTGPWPAVMLWEVPALAVLMELRSRAVEARLPAAVVAEARRSARARLVGKLARLAQLPGLALSDFGTRRRHSLAWQELAVLQARDVLGAAFTGTSNVLLAVRHGLVPIGTSAHELPMVYAALADGDTDLAASPYRVLADWEATYGAALRVMLPDTFGTAGFLARAPDWVTRWSGIRIDSGDPAAIADLAIGWWRQRGEDPAGKRVIFSDGLDVDEIETLHARYAGQVRAGFGWGTLLTNDFRGLAPGDGLAPFSLVCKAVAADGRPTVKLSDNPGKALGPAAEIARYHRVFAVGDQPDRPVVV; this is encoded by the coding sequence ATGCAAGATGCCTCGTCGCCCGGCGGTGCACCCATCGTCGGGTCGCTCCTCGACACCGACTTCTACAAGTTCCTCATGTGTCAGGTGGTCCACCGCCACCATCCCGACGTCGAGGTGACGTTCGAACTGGTCAACCGCAGCCGCTCGGAACGACTGGCCGAGCGGATCGCCGAGGCCGACCTCCGCGACCAGCTCGACCGGACGCGGGCCCTGGGGTTCACGGCCGACGAGGTCGCCGCGTTGGGTGCACTGGAGTCGGGCCCGGGCCAGGCGCTATTCTCCGCCGAGTTCCTTACGGCGCTGCGGCAGCTCCGTCTCCCGCCCTACCAACTCGCCATCCACGACGGGCAGTTCGTGCTCACGTTCACCGGCCCCTGGCCGGCCGTGATGCTCTGGGAGGTGCCGGCACTGGCGGTGCTGATGGAGCTTCGCAGCCGGGCGGTCGAGGCGCGCCTGCCGGCGGCGGTGGTCGCCGAGGCGCGGCGGTCGGCGCGTGCGCGGCTCGTCGGCAAGCTCGCGCGCCTGGCGCAGCTGCCCGGGCTCGCGCTGTCCGATTTCGGCACGCGCCGCCGTCACTCGCTCGCCTGGCAGGAGCTGGCGGTGCTGCAGGCCCGCGACGTGCTCGGCGCGGCGTTTACCGGCACGTCGAACGTCCTGCTCGCCGTCCGCCATGGCCTTGTGCCGATCGGGACCAGCGCCCACGAGCTGCCGATGGTCTACGCGGCGCTGGCCGACGGCGACACCGACCTCGCCGCGAGCCCGTATCGCGTCCTCGCCGACTGGGAAGCGACCTACGGCGCGGCACTGCGCGTGATGCTCCCCGACACGTTCGGCACGGCCGGGTTTCTCGCCCGCGCCCCGGACTGGGTCACACGGTGGAGCGGCATCCGCATCGACTCCGGCGATCCGGCGGCGATCGCCGACCTCGCCATCGGCTGGTGGCGGCAGCGCGGCGAAGACCCGGCCGGGAAGCGCGTGATCTTCTCGGACGGCCTCGACGTCGACGAGATCGAGACCCTCCACGCCCGCTACGCTGGCCAGGTGCGGGCCGGCTTCGGCTGGGGCACGCTGTTGACCAACGATTTCCGCGGCCTCGCCCCCGGCGACGGCCTCGCCCCGTTCAGCCTGGTCTGCAAGGCGGTGGCGGCCGATGGCCGGCCGACCGTGAAGCTCTCCGACAATCCCGGCAAAGCCCTCGGGCCGGCCGCGGAAATCGCCCGTTATCATCGCGTGTTCGCCGTCGGCGACCAACCCGACCGGCCGGTGGTCGTGTGA